The Allostreptomyces psammosilenae sequence CGGGACCGTCCCCACGGGGATCAGCGGTGCCACCGGGATCAGCGGTCCCACCGGTACGGCGGCCGAGGAGCCACGGCTCGTGGAGGTGCAGTCATGACCCGCCAGGACATCCCCGTGGGCGGCCCCCACTCGCCGGCCGACCGGAACCTCGCCCGGCGTGCCGCCCGGCGGGTCGCCCGCCGGGGCGACCGCCGCGCCGACCGCCGGCCGCGGGAGGTGCCGGTCGCCCGGCCCCTGCTCGGGGAGGAGGAGATAGCGGCGGCGGTGCGGGTGCTGCGCAGCGGCCGGGTCGTCCAGGGCCCGGAGGTCGCCGCGTTCGAGGAGGAGTTCGCGGACCTGGTGGACGGCCGGATCTGCGTCGCGGTCAACTCCGGCACCTCCGGGCTGCACCTGGCGCTGCTGGCGCTGGGCATCGGGCCCGGTGACGAGGTGATCGTGCCCTCCTTCACCTTCGCCGCCACCGCCAACGCCGTCCGGCTGGCCGGCGCCACCCCCGTCTTCGCCGACATCGAACCCGACAGCTACTGCCTGGACCCGCGCGCGGTGGCCTCCGCCATAGGACCGGCCACCGCCGCCATCATGCCCGTCCACCTGTACGGTCACCCGGCCCCGATGGACGGCCTGGTCCGGCTGGCCCGGCGGCACGGGCTCGCCGTCGTCGAGGACGCCGCCCAGGCGCACGCCGCCGCCCTCGGTGGTCGCCCGGTCGGCACCTTCGGCGACGCCGCGGTCTTCAGCCTGTACCCGACCAAGAACATGCACTCCCTGGAGGGCGGCATGGTGGTCGTCCCCGACGGGGCGGTCGCCCGCACCCTGCGGCTGCTGCGCAACCAGGGCATGGAACGCCGCTACGACAACGAGATCGTCGGCTTCAACGTGCGGATGACCGACGTGGCCGCCGCCATCGGCCGGGAGCAGCTGCGCAAGCTCCCGATGTGGACGGACCGGCGGCGGGCGCACGCCAGGACGCTGGACGCGGGGCTGCGGGGCGTCGTGGTGCCGACGGTGGCCGACGGCGCCGCGCACGTGTACCACCAGTACACCGTTCGGGTGGTCGGCGACGGGCGCTCCGGCCGGGACGCCTTCCAGCGGGCGCTGGCCCGCCGGGGCGTCGGCAGCGCCGTCTACTACCCGATACCGGTGCACCGCCTGCCGTCCTTCCGCCATCCCGCGGGCCGGCCCCCGGCCGACCTTCCCGAGACCGACCGGGCCGCCGACGAGGTGCTGTCGCTGCCCGTCCACCCGTCGCTCGACCCGGCGGACCTGGCGCACGTCCTCGCCGCCGTCAACGCAATTGGAGCTGCGCGATGACCACCGCATCCGCCGGCCGCCGCCGGCTGCGCGCCGGGCTGATCGGCCTCGGCGCCATGGGGCGCAACCACGCCCGGATCCTGTCCTGCCTCGACGGCGTGGAGCTGGCGGCCGTCGTGGATCCGGCCGGCGACCCGCACGGCGCGGCCCGCGGCGTTCCCGTCCTGGCCAGCCTGGAGGAGCTGTTCCGCCACGGCGTGGACTACGCCGTCGTGGCCTGCCCCACCCACCTGCACGAGGAGGTCGGCATCCAGCTGGCCGCGGCCGGGGTGCCCGCGCTGATCGAGAAGCCGCTGGCCCACCACGGCGAGGCCGCCCGCCGCCTGGTGGACGCCTTCGAGGCCGCCCTGCTCCCGGGGGCGGTGGGGCACGTGGAGCGGTTCAACCCGGCACTGCGGGCGTTGCGGGACCGCCTTGCCGGCGGCGAGCTCGGCGAGGTGTTCCAGGTGGTGACCCGCCGCCAGGGGCCCTTCCCGCACCGGATCGCCGACGTGGGCGTGGTCAAGGACCTCGCCACCCACGACATCGACCTGACGACCTGGGTGACCGGACAGGAGTACGGGGCGGTGGCCGCCCGCACCGTGCACAAGAGCGGGCGGCCGCACGAGGACATGGTGGCCGTGGTGGGTCAGCTGACCGACGGCTCCATCGCCAACCACCTGGTCAACTGGCTGTCACCGCTGAAGGAGCGGGTCACCGTGGTCACCGGGGAGCGCGGCTGCCTGATCGCCGACACCCTCACCGCCGACCTCACCTTCCACGCCAACGGCTCGGTGCCCACCCAGTGGGAGGCGCTGAAGACGTTCCGCGGCGTCTCGGAGGGTGACATGGTGCGCTACGCCCTGGCCAAACGCGAACCGCTGCTGGCCGAGCACGAGGCCTTCCGCGACACCGTGCTCGGCCGGGAGACGGACGTGGTGACGCTGCGCCAGGGGCTGCGGACGGTCCTGGTCGCCGAGGCGGTGCTGCGGTCCGCGCGCGCCGGCGGACCGGTGCCTCCGGTGCTGGTCTCCTGAGGCCGGCGTGCCCGAGCACGGCGGCCCCAGCGCCCCCCTCGCGGCCCCCGCCCCCGCCCCGGCCCCGGCCCCGCCCGCCTCCTCCGTGACGTCGGGACCGGGGCCGCGACCGGGGCCGGTGGCGGGTGCGGGCGGGGGAGGGGGGCTAGGCGGGCTCCGGGGCGTGGGCGACCAGGGCCGCGGCGACCCGGTCCGCCGCCCGGCCGTCCGCGAGTCCGTCCGTGAGTCCGTCCGCCACACCGTCGCCGTCGCCCCGGGGGAGGGCCGGGGCAGGTCGCAGGACGGTGCCCTCCCACTCGGCCGCGCCGAGTCGCCAGGGCGCCGGCACCAGCACGTTCCAGCCGTCCCGCAGCGTCTCCGGCCACTCCGTCTCCGCCCGCAGCGTGGTGCAGGGGCGGCCCAGCCAGCGGGCCTCCTTCTGCAGCCCGCCCGAGTCGGTGACCACGCCCGCCGATCCCAGCACGGCCGCGACCATTTGGGCGTACGGCAGCGGGCGGCACACCCGGATGGCTCCCCGCTCCAGCCGCCCACCGGCCCGCCGCACCCGGTCCAGCAGCCGCGGGTGGGCGGGCAGCAGCACCGGCACCGGCAGCCGCGCCAGCGCGTCCAGCAGCGCCTCCAGCCGGGCCGGGTCGTCGGTGTTCTCCGCCCGGTGCACGGTGGCCACCAGGTACCGGGGCGATCCGTCGGCGGCACCGAGGCGGGTGCCGGGGCCGGCCTCGGGCACGCCCCCGCCGGACGTCGGCGGGGGAGCCGGCAGCGGGGGCGGCGGCACGGCCCCGCGCCGCACCTCCTCGCGCACCCGCAGGCAGACGTCGGCCATCACGTCCCCCACCAGTACCGCCCGAGCGCCGAGCCCCTCCGTGCGCAGCCGGGCCATGGCCTCCTCGGTGGGCGCCAGCAGCAGGTCGGCGGCGTGGTCGGTGAGCACCCGGTTGTGCTCCTCCGGCATCCGCCGGTTGAAGGAGCGCAGCCCGGCCTCCAGGTGCGCCACCGGCAGTTGCTGCTTGGCCGCCGCCAGCGCCCCGGCCAGGGTGGAGTTGGTGTCCCCGTAGACCAGCACCCAGTCGGGGCGGTGCTCGGCCAGCACCGGGTCCAGCGCGGCCAGCATCCGGCCGGTCTGCTCCCCGTGGCTGCCCGAGCCGACGCCGAGCCGCACCAGCGGCTCCGGGATGCGCAGCCCGGAGAAGAACACCTCCGACAGGTCCGGGTCGTAGTGCTGGCCGGTGTGCACCACGACGTGCCGCAGCCCCGCGCGCTCCAGGGCCGCGGCCACCGGCGCCAGCTTCACCAGCTGCGGCCGGGCCCCCACCACGCTGAGCACCACCGGCGGTGGCGCCGTCGGCGGTGCTCCGCCGGGCGCGCCTCCGTGCGGCGCGCTTCCGTCCGGCGCGGTCCCGCCGGGCGCGGTCATGCCGGCCATCGTGTCGACTCCTCCCGTCCGCGCGGCCCCGGGCACCCCGAAGGCCCCCGCCAGTGTCACGCACAGTGTCGTTCAAACCACCGAAAGGATCGCTCCGTGGACATCTGCGTCGTCGCCCTCGGCAAGATCGGCCTGCCGCTCGCCGTCCAGTTCGCCTCCAAGGGGCACCGGGTCGTCGGCTGCGACGTGTCCGCCCGCGTCGTGGAGTGCGTCAACGGCGGCGTCGAGCCGTTCCCCGGGGAGGCCGATCTGGACGTGCGGCTCAAGCAGGTGGTGGCCGCCGGCCGGCTCACCGCCACCACCGACACCCCGGGAGCGGTGGCCCGCAGCGAGGCGGTGGTCGTGGTGGTGCCGCTCTTCGTCGACGAGGCCGGCCTGCCGGACTTCGACTGGATGGACGGGGCGACGGCGTCGATCGCCTCCGGCCTGCGCCCCGGCACCCTGGTCAGCTACGAGACCACGCTGCCGGTCGGCACCACCCGGCGCCGCTGGGCGCCGATGCTGGCCGAGGGCTCGGGGCTGGCGCCCGGACGGGACTTCGCCCTCGTCTTCAGCCCGGAGCGGGTGTTCAGCGGGCGGGTCTTCGCCGACCTGCGCCGCTACCCCAAGCTGGTCGGCGGCATCGACGAGGTCTCCGCGCGGCGCGGCGCGGAGTTCTACGCCCAGGTGCTCGACTTCGACGAGCGTCCCGACCTCCCCCGGCCCAACGGGGTCTGGAACCTCGGCTCGACGGAGGCCGCCGAGCTGGCCAAGCTGGCCGAGACCACCTACCGGGACGTCAACATCGCGCTCGCCAACCAGTTCGCCCGGTACGCCGATTCGGTGGACGTGGACGTGGAGGAGGTCATCGAGGCCTGCAACACCCAGCCCTACAGCCACATCCACCGGCCGGGGATCGCGGTCGGCGGGCACTGCATCCCGGTCTACCCGCGGATGTACCTGTGGAACGACCCGGACGCGACGGTCGTCCGGGCGGCCCGGCAGGCGAACGAGGACATGCCGGCCTACGCGGTGCGCCGGCTCGCCGACGCCTACCGCCCGTTCGGCGGCCTGGAGGGCGCCACGGTGGTGGTGCTCGGCGCCGCCTACCGGGGCGGGGTGAAGGAGACGGCGTTCTCCGGCGTGTTCCCCACGGTGGCCGCGCTGCGGGAGCACGGCGCCCGCCCGGTGGTGTCCGATCCGCTGTACCGGGCGGCCGAGCTGGCCGCGATGGGGCTGGAGCCGCACCGCCCGGGCGCGCGGGTGGACGCCGCGGTGGTGCAGGCCGACCACGGGGAGTACCGGGTGCTGTCCGCCGCGGACCTGCCGGGGGTGAAGGTGCTGGTGGACGGCCGGCGGATCACCGACCCGGCGCGCTGGCCCGGGGTGCGGCGGATCCTGCTGGGCGGCTGACCGCAGCGGCCCCCGAGGAGGCTCAGGTGTCCAGGCGGAGGGTGAGGATCGCCATGTCGTCCGAGGGCGCGTCCGGAGCGAAGTCCTCCACGGCCCGCAGCACCCGGCCGGCGACCGCCCCGGCGGTCAGCCCGACCGCCGTGGACAGCACCTCGGCCAGGCCGTCGTCGCCGAGCATCCGACTGCCCTCACGGCGCTCGGTGACGCCGTCGGTCACGCACAGCAGCACGTCGCCCGGATCCAGCCGGACGACCTCCTCCTCCAGCACCAGGTCGTCCATCACGCCGAGCAGCGGCTGCGGCGTGGCGGCCGGCTCCACCGTGCCGTCCGGGCGCAGCCGCAGCGGCAGCGGGTGCCCGGCGCAGACCAGCCGCAGCTCCGCCCCGCCGTCCGGCTGGGGCAGCAGTTCGCCGTACAGCAGGGTGAGGAAGCGGCTGCGCGGCCCCTGGTCGAGGATCGCGCTGTTCAGCCGGGTGAGCACGTCGGGCGCGGACAGCCCCTCCCGGCTGAGCAGCCGCAGGGCGTGCCGGGCCAGGCCGGTGACGGCGGCGGCCTCCGGGCCGGTGCCGCAGACGTCGCCGATGGCGAAGCCCCAGCGGTCCTCGGAGATCCGGAACAGGTCGTAGAAGTCGCCGCCGACCTCGTTGCCCTCGCCGGCCGCCCGGTAGATCACCTCGGCGTCCACGCCCGGCACGGTGGGCAGCTCGGGCGGCAGCAGGCTGCGCTGGAGCGACTGGCTGATCGCGGTGCGCTCGGAGTACAGCCGGGCGTTGTCCAGGCCGAGGGCGGCGCGCCGGGAGAGGTCCTCGGCAAGTTCCAGCAGCTCGCGGCGGAACCGGCGGCCGACCGGGTTGCCGAGCACCAGCATGCCGATCACCCGGTTGCGGGCGACCAGCGGCACGACGGCGGTCTCCCCGCCCACCGACTCCGCGGTGGCCCGGGCGGCGGCCAGCTCGGCGGCGGCCGGGGTGCCGGGGGCGCCGTCCGGGTCGGCCTGCCCGGCGCCGGCGGCCAGCCGCTCGGCGGCCTCCCGGGCGGCCGCGGCGGGCTCGGGCCACATCCGGGCGCCGGGGTCGGCCAGCGGCTCGGGCGGCGCGATGCGCCGCAGCAGGGCGCGGATGCCGTCGATCCGGTCCTCGTCCTCGTGCAGCACGAAGGAGAGCGCGGGCTCGCCGTGCTCGCCGATGGTGTACAGGGCGCACCACTGGGCGAGGGTGGGCACGGCCATCTGCGCCATCAGGGCCAGCGTCTGGTCCCGGTCGAGCGTCCCGGCGAGCAGGTCGGAGGCCTCGACGAGGAAGAACAGCGAGCCGCGGCGCATCCGCTCCAGGTCGGTGAGGCGGGCGCTCTCCACGGCGAGGGCGACCCGTTCGGCGGCGTACTGCAGCCGCATGGCGTCCTCGTTGCGCCACCGTCCGACGGTGCTGGAGGCGATGCCGAGGGTGCCGGTGAGCCGCCCCTCCACCTTCAGCGGCACGGTGACGGCGGCCCGCATGCCGGTCCCGGCGAGCAGCGGCAGGGAGCCGGGCACCGCGGCGAGGTCGTCGTGGACGGCGGGCAGCCGGGCGCTGCCGTGACGGCCGATGCCGGGCTCGGCGTGGATGCGGGTGGGGCGGCTGGGGGAGGGCGGCAGGCCGGTGCTGGCGCGCAGCTCCAGTTCGGTCTCGTCGTCGGTGGCCAGCAGCAGGAACGCGGCGTCGGCGTCCAGGACGTCGCGGGCCCGCTCCACCGTGCGCTGCAGCAGGCCGTCGAGGTCCTCGGGGGTCTGGGTGGCGACCAGGTCGGAGAAGGCGTCGCCGAGGTCGCGCAGGTCCTCCGAGACGGCCTCGGGGGTGCCGGCGCCGGCCTCGCCGAGCGCGGCGGGTGCCCCGGGGCGCCCGCCGCGGTGGACCCCGGTCAGCACCGCCCGGTCGACCTCCTGGACCATCAGGCACAGGGTGAAGGGGGCGCCGGAGTCGTCACGGAAGCGCAGGTGGGCGGCGTGCACCGGGATCACCGGCCCGCCGGCGGTGTGCAGCCCGTACCCGCCCTCCCAGCGGGACAGTTCCAGCGCCTCGACCAGTCCGAGGCCGGTGCCGGGGGTCTGCGGCCAGGCCACCAGCTCGGCGAAGGGCAGGCCGATGACCTCCTTGGCCGGGCGGCCGGAGAGCTCGGCCGCGTCGTCGTTCCAGCGCTGCACCCGGCAGTCGGCGTCGACCTGCGCCACGGCGACCCGCACCGGCGCGGTGACGGCGGGCAGCAGCGCGTCCTCCACGCGGGGGCCGGCGCTGTGCGTGCCGGGGAGCTGCTCGGGCAGGTCGAGCCGGAACCAGATGCACTTGCGGTCGGCGGCGTACTCGACGCCCCAGGAGGCGGCGAGCGCCTGGCAGAGCATGAGGCCGCGGCCGCCCTCGCTGTCCGGGTCGACGTCGGAGGCGGTCAGGGCGCGGGCGGGCACGACCCGCTCCGGGTGCCGGTCGACCACCTCCACCCGCACCGAGGCGGGGGAGCGCAGGCACACCACCTCGGCGGCGGTGCCGGCGTGCACCACGGCGTTGGTGACCAGCTCGCTGGTCAGCACCACGGCGTCGTCCACCACCTGCTCCGGGGCCCAGCCGCGGAGGGTGTCGCGGACGTAGGAACGTGCCGCGGCGACGGACCTGCCCACGGGTTCGAAGACCGCCCTGGTCCGCGCGGTGATCACTGTGCCGATGCCTCCTGGGACGCCTGGTACCGCTGCCGCCGCCGGCTGCTCCGGCAACAGGGGGACGACCCGGGGCGCGGGGTCCCGGTCTGCGACGGTACCCGGGACGGTGCCGGCCGTGATGCCCTCCGTCGTGTCGTCCACGCTCCTCGGTCCTCCCCGCCGTGCGGTTCTGCCTCGCCTGATCGTGCCACCGGTGCGCGACCGGTCCGCTAGCTACCTTGTCCGCGCGGGCGCGGTGGCATGCCGCTGGCACCCTTCCCAGGCGACCGCCGTCGGTCGAGACTGGAGTAGGGCCGCCGTCCTTTCCTACCCGCCCTCGTCCGCGGCCCCCGGAAGGCTCGCGGGCAGGACGAGCCGCCGGCGCCGGTGTGTCGGGCGGGCGCTGCGGCGGTCCGGTGGTGTCCTCTCCCAGGACCGCATCGGACGCGTTGCCATGGTGACAGACTGGTGGCCCCGCATGCTGGCCGACCTATCTGGAGGAACGTGGTGACTTCGGGCGCATCGACCCGCGGTACGGGACGCGGGACCGCGACGCGGTCCTCGTCCGCAGGCACTCGGGGCGCCCGTGACGGCGATGCTGAGCTGCGCAAGCTGCTCGCCGCCCTCACGGCGATGCGGGACGGCAACTTCCGCCGGCGCCTGACGGTCGTCGGGGACGGCCCGATGGCCGAGATCGCGGCCGTCTTCAACGAGGTGGCCGAGCGCAACCAGCACCTGACCCACGAGCTGTCCCGGGTGCGCCGGGTGGTCGGACGTGAGGGAAAACTCACCGAGCGGCTGGCGCCCGGGCCCGGGGAGGGGGCCTGGGCGATCGCCACGGAGGCCGCCAACGCCCTGGTGGACGACCTGGTGCATCCGGTGATGGAGGTCGGCCGGGTGCTGTCGGCGGTCGCCGAGGGCGACCTGTCGCAGCGGATGGACCTGCGGGTGCGGGAGCCCGTGGTTCCGCAGGGGCGCGAGCCGGTGGGGGCGCACGGCACGGGGGCCGGCGGGGCGGCCGGCGAGCGGCGCGGTGGGGTGGACCGGCCGCTGCGCGGGGAGTTCCTCAAGGTCGGCCGGACGGTCAACACGATGGTGGACCAGCTGTCCACCTTCACCGACGAGGTCACCCGGGTGGCCCGCGAGGTGGGCACCGAGGGCAAGCTGGGCGGCCAGGCGGACGTGCGGGGCGTCTCGGGCAGCTGGCGCGACCTGACCGACTCGGTCAACGTGATGGCGCGGCGGCTGACCGACCAGGTGCGGGACATCGCGATGGTGACCACCGCGGTGGCCAAGGGCGACCTGTCGAAGAAGGTCACGGTGGAGGTCTCCGGCGAGATGCTGGAGCTGAAGAACACCGTGAACACGATGGTGGACCAGCTCTCCGCGTTCGGTGACGAGGTGACCCGGGTGGCGCGGGAGGTGGGCACCGAGGGCATCCTCGGCGGCCAGGCCCGGGTGGAGGGCGTCTCGGGCACCTGGAAGGCGCTCACCGACTCGGTGAACGTCATGGCGAGCAACCTGACCAACCAGGTGCGCGACATCGCCATGGTCACCACGGCGGTGGCCAAGGGCGACCTGTCGCAGGAGATCACCGTCTCCTCCCGGGGCGAGATCGCCCAGCTGGCCGAGACCATCAACGACATGACGGGGACCCTGTCGACCTTCGCCGCCGAGGTGACCCGGGTGGCGCGGGAGGTCGGCGCGGAGGGCCAGCTCGGCGGTCAGGCCCACGTGCCGGGCGCCGCCGGCATCTGGAAGGACCTGACCGACTCGGTCAACAAGGCGTTCAAGGACCTCACCGGGCAGGTGCGGGACATCGCGATGGTGACCACGGCGGTGGCCAAGGGCGACCTGTCCCGGAAGGTCACCGTCGAGGTGTCCGGCGAGATGCTGGAGCTGAAGAACACCGTCAACACGATGGTGGACCAGCTCTCCGTGCTCGGTGACGAGGTGACCCGGGTGGCCCGGGAGGTCGGCGCCGAGGGCAAGCTGGGCGGTCAGGCGCACGTGCCGGGCGCGGCGGGCGTGTGGAAGGCGCTGTCGGAGTCGGTGAACACGGCGCTGATGAACCTCACCGACCAGGTGCGGGACATCGCGATGGTGACCACCGCGGTGGCCAAGGGCGACCTGTCCAAGAAGGCCACCGTGCAGGTGTCCGGCGAGATGCTGGAGCTGAAGAACACCGTCAACACGATGGTCGACCAGCTGTCCGCCTTCGGCAAGGAGGTGACGCGGGTCGCCCGTGAGGTGGGCACCGAGGGTCGGCTGGGCGGTCAGGCGGAGGTGCCGGGCGTCTCCGGCACCTGGAAGGAGCTGACCGACTCGGTCAACTTCATGGCCGGGAACCTCACCAACCAGGTCCGGGAGATCGCCCAGGTCACCACGGCGGTGGCCAAGGGCGACCTGTCGCAGAAGATCAGCGTGGACGCCCGCGGGGAGATCCAGGAGCTGAAGACGACCGTCAACACGATGGTCGACCAGCTGTCCGCCTTCGGCAAGGAGGTGACGCGGGTCGCCCGTGAGGTGGGCACCGAGGGTCGGCTGGGCGGCCAGGCGCAGGTGCCGGGGGTGGCCGGCGTCTGGCGCGACCTCACCGACTCGGTGAACTTCATGGCGGACAACCTGACCAACCAGGTGCGGGCGATCGCCCAGGTGGCCACCGCGGTGGCCAAGGGCGACCTGTCGCAGAAGATCACGGTGGACGCCCGCGGGGAGATCTTCCAGCTCAAGACCGTGCTGAACACCATGGTCGACCAGCTGTCGGCGTTCGCCG is a genomic window containing:
- a CDS encoding nucleotide sugar dehydrogenase, coding for MDICVVALGKIGLPLAVQFASKGHRVVGCDVSARVVECVNGGVEPFPGEADLDVRLKQVVAAGRLTATTDTPGAVARSEAVVVVVPLFVDEAGLPDFDWMDGATASIASGLRPGTLVSYETTLPVGTTRRRWAPMLAEGSGLAPGRDFALVFSPERVFSGRVFADLRRYPKLVGGIDEVSARRGAEFYAQVLDFDERPDLPRPNGVWNLGSTEAAELAKLAETTYRDVNIALANQFARYADSVDVDVEEVIEACNTQPYSHIHRPGIAVGGHCIPVYPRMYLWNDPDATVVRAARQANEDMPAYAVRRLADAYRPFGGLEGATVVVLGAAYRGGVKETAFSGVFPTVAALREHGARPVVSDPLYRAAELAAMGLEPHRPGARVDAAVVQADHGEYRVLSAADLPGVKVLVDGRRITDPARWPGVRRILLGG
- a CDS encoding Gfo/Idh/MocA family protein, whose translation is MTTASAGRRRLRAGLIGLGAMGRNHARILSCLDGVELAAVVDPAGDPHGAARGVPVLASLEELFRHGVDYAVVACPTHLHEEVGIQLAAAGVPALIEKPLAHHGEAARRLVDAFEAALLPGAVGHVERFNPALRALRDRLAGGELGEVFQVVTRRQGPFPHRIADVGVVKDLATHDIDLTTWVTGQEYGAVAARTVHKSGRPHEDMVAVVGQLTDGSIANHLVNWLSPLKERVTVVTGERGCLIADTLTADLTFHANGSVPTQWEALKTFRGVSEGDMVRYALAKREPLLAEHEAFRDTVLGRETDVVTLRQGLRTVLVAEAVLRSARAGGPVPPVLVS
- a CDS encoding DegT/DnrJ/EryC1/StrS family aminotransferase; this translates as MTRQDIPVGGPHSPADRNLARRAARRVARRGDRRADRRPREVPVARPLLGEEEIAAAVRVLRSGRVVQGPEVAAFEEEFADLVDGRICVAVNSGTSGLHLALLALGIGPGDEVIVPSFTFAATANAVRLAGATPVFADIEPDSYCLDPRAVASAIGPATAAIMPVHLYGHPAPMDGLVRLARRHGLAVVEDAAQAHAAALGGRPVGTFGDAAVFSLYPTKNMHSLEGGMVVVPDGAVARTLRLLRNQGMERRYDNEIVGFNVRMTDVAAAIGREQLRKLPMWTDRRRAHARTLDAGLRGVVVPTVADGAAHVYHQYTVRVVGDGRSGRDAFQRALARRGVGSAVYYPIPVHRLPSFRHPAGRPPADLPETDRAADEVLSLPVHPSLDPADLAHVLAAVNAIGAAR
- the wecB gene encoding non-hydrolyzing UDP-N-acetylglucosamine 2-epimerase, whose protein sequence is MAGMTAPGGTAPDGSAPHGGAPGGAPPTAPPPVVLSVVGARPQLVKLAPVAAALERAGLRHVVVHTGQHYDPDLSEVFFSGLRIPEPLVRLGVGSGSHGEQTGRMLAALDPVLAEHRPDWVLVYGDTNSTLAGALAAAKQQLPVAHLEAGLRSFNRRMPEEHNRVLTDHAADLLLAPTEEAMARLRTEGLGARAVLVGDVMADVCLRVREEVRRGAVPPPPLPAPPPTSGGGVPEAGPGTRLGAADGSPRYLVATVHRAENTDDPARLEALLDALARLPVPVLLPAHPRLLDRVRRAGGRLERGAIRVCRPLPYAQMVAAVLGSAGVVTDSGGLQKEARWLGRPCTTLRAETEWPETLRDGWNVLVPAPWRLGAAEWEGTVLRPAPALPRGDGDGVADGLTDGLADGRAADRVAAALVAHAPEPA
- a CDS encoding HAMP domain-containing protein; the encoded protein is MTSGASTRGTGRGTATRSSSAGTRGARDGDAELRKLLAALTAMRDGNFRRRLTVVGDGPMAEIAAVFNEVAERNQHLTHELSRVRRVVGREGKLTERLAPGPGEGAWAIATEAANALVDDLVHPVMEVGRVLSAVAEGDLSQRMDLRVREPVVPQGREPVGAHGTGAGGAAGERRGGVDRPLRGEFLKVGRTVNTMVDQLSTFTDEVTRVAREVGTEGKLGGQADVRGVSGSWRDLTDSVNVMARRLTDQVRDIAMVTTAVAKGDLSKKVTVEVSGEMLELKNTVNTMVDQLSAFGDEVTRVAREVGTEGILGGQARVEGVSGTWKALTDSVNVMASNLTNQVRDIAMVTTAVAKGDLSQEITVSSRGEIAQLAETINDMTGTLSTFAAEVTRVAREVGAEGQLGGQAHVPGAAGIWKDLTDSVNKAFKDLTGQVRDIAMVTTAVAKGDLSRKVTVEVSGEMLELKNTVNTMVDQLSVLGDEVTRVAREVGAEGKLGGQAHVPGAAGVWKALSESVNTALMNLTDQVRDIAMVTTAVAKGDLSKKATVQVSGEMLELKNTVNTMVDQLSAFGKEVTRVAREVGTEGRLGGQAEVPGVSGTWKELTDSVNFMAGNLTNQVREIAQVTTAVAKGDLSQKISVDARGEIQELKTTVNTMVDQLSAFGKEVTRVAREVGTEGRLGGQAQVPGVAGVWRDLTDSVNFMADNLTNQVRAIAQVATAVAKGDLSQKITVDARGEIFQLKTVLNTMVDQLSAFADEVTRVAREVGTDGILGGQAHVKGVSGTWKDLTDNVNQMASNLTTQMRNISMVTTAVAQGDLSKKIDVEARGEIFELKTTINTMVDQLSAFGDEVTRVAREVGTEGILGGQARVRGVSGIWKDLTDNVN
- a CDS encoding SpoIIE family protein phosphatase encodes the protein MTAGTVPGTVADRDPAPRVVPLLPEQPAAAAVPGVPGGIGTVITARTRAVFEPVGRSVAAARSYVRDTLRGWAPEQVVDDAVVLTSELVTNAVVHAGTAAEVVCLRSPASVRVEVVDRHPERVVPARALTASDVDPDSEGGRGLMLCQALAASWGVEYAADRKCIWFRLDLPEQLPGTHSAGPRVEDALLPAVTAPVRVAVAQVDADCRVQRWNDDAAELSGRPAKEVIGLPFAELVAWPQTPGTGLGLVEALELSRWEGGYGLHTAGGPVIPVHAAHLRFRDDSGAPFTLCLMVQEVDRAVLTGVHRGGRPGAPAALGEAGAGTPEAVSEDLRDLGDAFSDLVATQTPEDLDGLLQRTVERARDVLDADAAFLLLATDDETELELRASTGLPPSPSRPTRIHAEPGIGRHGSARLPAVHDDLAAVPGSLPLLAGTGMRAAVTVPLKVEGRLTGTLGIASSTVGRWRNEDAMRLQYAAERVALAVESARLTDLERMRRGSLFFLVEASDLLAGTLDRDQTLALMAQMAVPTLAQWCALYTIGEHGEPALSFVLHEDEDRIDGIRALLRRIAPPEPLADPGARMWPEPAAAAREAAERLAAGAGQADPDGAPGTPAAAELAAARATAESVGGETAVVPLVARNRVIGMLVLGNPVGRRFRRELLELAEDLSRRAALGLDNARLYSERTAISQSLQRSLLPPELPTVPGVDAEVIYRAAGEGNEVGGDFYDLFRISEDRWGFAIGDVCGTGPEAAAVTGLARHALRLLSREGLSAPDVLTRLNSAILDQGPRSRFLTLLYGELLPQPDGGAELRLVCAGHPLPLRLRPDGTVEPAATPQPLLGVMDDLVLEEEVVRLDPGDVLLCVTDGVTERREGSRMLGDDGLAEVLSTAVGLTAGAVAGRVLRAVEDFAPDAPSDDMAILTLRLDT